One window from the genome of Dioscorea cayenensis subsp. rotundata cultivar TDr96_F1 chromosome 3, TDr96_F1_v2_PseudoChromosome.rev07_lg8_w22 25.fasta, whole genome shotgun sequence encodes:
- the LOC120256348 gene encoding uncharacterized protein LOC120256348, with translation MAVRIPSRRMIRSCSFDLEDKQLEIDWDDVICPICLDCPHNSVMLQCSSYAKGCRPFMCNTDVTHSNCLDRFKNAYGMTNVAKCSLGTNEVSEQSNQSIPPCSEDRPTCPLCRGDVTGWVVIDGARAQLNLKKRCCEEKQCSFVGNYVELQKHITLKHPYSRPSEVDPAHRLDWENFQQSSEIVDVLSVIHSEVPHGVVLGDYVIEYGGVETGDEYEDFPRSKGSWWTSCIMCQLFDKKASRNRRRSTTSEERRSSHRSSSTSSSVDDVYRTSIDIANYQYNGMDDEFVGGISSTPSRGSEIRRRHRRHRSHVRYR, from the exons ATGGCAGTAAGAATCCCTTCCAGGAGAATGATTCGATCCTGCTCTTTTGATTTGGAGGACAAACAGTTGGAAATTGACTGGGATGATGTGATTTGCCCCATTTGTTTGGATTGTCCGCACAATAGTGTCATGCTACAGTGTTCATCTTATGCCAAGGGATGTCGTCCCTTTATGTGCAATACAGATGTGACTCATTCCAATTGTCTTGACCGGTTCAAGAATGCTTATGGAATGACTAATGTGGCAAAGTGTTCCTTGGGCACAAATGAGGTTTCCGAGCAAAGCAACCAGTCAATTCCACCATGCTCAGAAGACCGTCCAACGTGCCCATTGTGCAGGGGAGATGTAACAGGATGGGTTGTGATTGATGGAGCCCGTGCACAGTTGAACCTGAAAAAGAGATGCTGTGAAGAGAAACAATGTTCATTTGTTGGCAACTATGTTGAATTACAAAAGCACATTACACTAAAACACCCTTACTCTCGTCCATCAGAGGTGGACCCTGCGCACCGGCTTGATTGGGAAAACTTTCAGCAGTCCTCTGAAATCGTAGATGTTTTGAGTGTTATACATTCTGAGGTACCACATGGCGTGGTTCTAGGCGATTATGTCATCGAATATGGGGGCGTAGAGACAGGGGATGAATATGAAGATTTCCCGCGGAGTAAAGGTAGCTGGTGGACTTCTTGTATAATGTGTCAGCTATTTGATAAGAAGGCTTCAAGAAACCGACGGAGGTCCACAACAAGTGAAGAAAGGAGAAGCAGTCATCGATCAAGCTCCACTTCTTCCAGTGTGGATGACGTTTACAGAACATCCATCGATATTGCAAACTACCAGTACAATGGAATGGATGATGAATTTGTAGGGGGAATCAGTAGCACACCGTCTAGGGGAAGTGAAATTCGCCGCAG GCATAGACGACACAGGTCTCATGTCCGCTACCGCTGA
- the LOC120251278 gene encoding AP2-like ethylene-responsive transcription factor AIL5: MDMDNPHNWLAFSLSHQPCLLEAFSSSPHGGHYDASDLKSIAAGLLRPDSSTVSAATDALVPTPADARRPVDTFGQRTSIYRGVTRHRWTGRYEAHLWDNSCRREGQSRKGRQVYLGGYDKEDKAARAYDLAALKYWGPTTTTNFPVSNYEKELEEMKNMTRQEFVASLRRKSSGFSRGASIYRGVTRHHQHGRWQARIGRVAGNKDLYLGTFSTQEEAAEAYDIAAIKFRGLNAVTNFDMSRYDIKSIINSNLPIGGMTGKGSKTSESSSSSSDALSIDVKQSIECHDASSSIGFAALPVKSSDQDYWSFLALQQQQQQQNSSNGALGFGVFSNGVNMGFMSSHDQQNNMMGHGSGCYVWNNNGMVGEQQEQSSSCNSMPYGSTATTSSSSYYEGNNNYVGNWGAVAPNSSTAYYQYETGKTNMGLVQTPIYGIE; encoded by the exons ATGGACATGGACAACCCTCACAACTGGCTTGCCTTCTCCCTTTCCCATCAACCTTGTCTTCTTGAAGCCTTCTCCTCCTCTCCCCATG GAGGACACTATGATGCTTCTGACTTGAAGTCTATTGCTGCCGGTTTACTCCGGCCGGACTCTTCCACCGTCTCCGCAGCCACTGATGCTCTTGTTCCTACTCCTGCCGATGCTCGCCGTCCTGTTGATACCTTCGGCCAACGCACCTCCATCTACCGCGGTGTCAcccg ACACCGGTGGACGGGGAGGTATGAAGCGCATCTATGGGATAATAGTTGCCGGCGGGAAGGGCAAAGCCGGAAGGGAAGACAAG TCTACTTGG gtggGTATGATAAGGAGGACAAAGCAGCGAGAGCGTATGACCTGGCGGCGCTCAAGTACTGGGGTCCGACGACCACCACTAACTTTCCA GTATCAAACTACGAGAAAGAGCTTGAAGAGATGAAGAACATGACCAGACAAGAGTTTGTAGCTTCTCTTCGGAG GAAGAGCAGTGGCTTCTCCAGAGGCGCTTCCATTTACAGAGGAGTCACAAg ACACCATCAACATGGAAGATGGCAAGCAAGAATTGGCAGAGTTGCTGGTAACAAGGACCTCTATTTAGGAACTTTCA GTACGCAAGAAGAAGCAGCGGAAGCGTATGATATTGCTGCTATTAAGTTTAGAGGACTTAATGCGGTGACGAACTTCGATATGAGCCGATATGATATAAAGAGTATCATTAATAGTAATCTACCTATTGGTGGCATGACAGGGAAGGGTTCAAAGACATCagaatcatcttcttcatcttctgatGCTCTTAGCATTGATGTTAAACAATCAATTGAGTGTCATGATGCTTCATCGTCTATTGGTTTTGCTGCTTTGCCTGTGAAATCATCAGATCAGGATTACTGGTCCTTTCTtgcacttcagcagcagcagcaacagcaaaATAGCAGTAATGGTGCATTAGGGTTTGGTGTGTTCTCTAATGGTGTTAATATGGGTTTCATGAGTTCACATGATCAGCAGAATAACATGATGGGACATGGATCAGGGTGCTATGTTTGGAACAACAATGGGATGGTTggagaacaacaagaacaaagtAGTAGTTGTAATTCAATGCCATATGGAAGTACtgcaacaacatcatcatcttcatactATGAAGGAAACAACAACTATGTTGGAAACTGGGGAGCAGTTGCACCAAACTCATCAACTGCTTATTACCAGTATGAAACTGGAAAGACAAACATGGGGCTTGTTCAGACACCCATTTATGGGATAGAATGA
- the LOC120251283 gene encoding formin-like protein 20 has protein sequence MAAAMCMEVTTKEPPSPPPPPPPSASPRSSQVPGLLFSFSDLLSVTGVADQINSRQSTTIPGRGVTPALTQSPTPPYRRRQSAFSPSIGIAASKTPASSVMPTPERRELVNLRLRRPQRRNWCRLVKSLHRKPYAGLSLSSKVSDITSPSLPASKTSIFFFSDRSPATPPPNSLPPPPPAHHHTASPHPPMHVIQDRTTTTHHHRTSTYQCTTTRRRPPPPPPPPPPHLHRPMHRHQRPEPPPPLLHRPSLAARQLHRQSRHQNSIIQICSGANKTSPAPAKSAAAPTTTTSPAPSSGDSTALTPSSNTAASPTSEANISDHHRHCRWAHFEASSPGPATDTPAPLVGRQA, from the exons ATGGCGGCTGCAATGTGCATGGAAGTGACTACCAAGGAG ccaccatctcctccaccaCCTCCGCCACCTTCAGCATCACCGAGATCCTCTCAAGTACCCGGACTTCTCTTTAGCTTCAGTGACCTCCTCTCCGTCACCGGCGTCGCCGATCAAATCAACTCCCGCCAATCCACAACCATCCCTGGCCGTGGAGTGACTCCGGCATTGACGCAGTCTCCGACACCGCCCTATCGGCGTCGTCAAAGCGCATTCTCTCCGTCCAT CGGCATTGCCGCCAGCAAAACTCCAGCTTCCTCCGTGATGCCGACGCCGGAGAGGCGAGAGCTCGTCAACCTTCGGCTCCGCCGTCCCCAGCGCCGGAATTGGTGCCGTCTCGTCAAAAGTCTTCACCGGAAACCTTATGCCGGCCTTTCACTTTCTTCCAAGGTCAGTGACATCACATCACCGTCCCTCCCGGCATCGAAAAcctcaatcttcttcttctccgacCGCTCTCCGGCCACTCCTCCTCCCAACTCcttgccaccaccaccaccggcaCACCACCACACCGCATCTCCACACCCACCAATGCACGTCATCCAAGATAGGACCACCACCACCCACCACCACCGCACCTCCACCTACCAATGCACCACCACCAGACGgcgaccaccaccaccaccaccgcctCCGCCGCCGCATCTCCACCGGCCAATGCACCGCCACCAAAGACCggaaccaccaccaccactgcTGCACCGACCAAGTCTAGCAGCCAGGCAGCTGCACCGACAAAGTCGACATCAGAACTCCATCATCCAAATCTGCTCCGGCGCCAACAAAACATCTCCGGCACCGGCGAAGTCTGCCGCTGcacccaccaccaccacctcacCGGCGCCATCCTCCGGCGACAGTACTGCATTGACTCCTTCTAGCAACACTGCCGCATCACCAACAAGTGAAGCTAACATCTCCGACCACCACCGACATTGCCGGTGGGCCCACTTTGAGGCAAGTTCACCTGGCCCTGCCACTGATACTCCGGCGCCGCTGGTGGGCCGGCAAGCTTAG